Part of the Juglans regia cultivar Chandler chromosome 14, Walnut 2.0, whole genome shotgun sequence genome, TATGCTGTGACTAATCCTGCTTTGCTTTCGAAAGATTATTTAAGACGTGAGTACTAGATTTCATCGTGGATGAACACGAAGCGTCTCCTCCACCCCCGGCCACTCACAGTACCTCTTGTATATATGCACTATATTGTAAAGTATACTCAAGATTATTCTAGTCgatctctattttatttattgtcgaaaaagagtaaataataatactacTGATGTCATACTCGGTACTCATCGTACTGTTACAATCGAGTGCGAGGATGCATGTAAAAAAGACATGAATATTGATATTTAGAAaatatcatcatgatcatcgtCAACATCAcatacgttatatatatatatatgtgtgtgcgcgcgcgcgcatgTGTGGGTGTTAGAGAAAAGACATAAGATCATCAGttcattttacataattttgtTTATGATAAGGGAACGGATCAACACCATAGTACTGGTTGATCAGGCtctaacaaattaaagaaatatcagaaaaaattaatttcacgTTCAACTTTCACGTACGATTGAGCTCTATGCATACGGATCATTAACTTATTTTGCGAgttattgcatgcatgcatgacaacaATAACATAAATGATGTTAAcaggaaaaggggaaaaaacatTGACAGTAATcttgaacatgcatgcaaattaAGGACAATACTTTCGTTTATTGCAGATcgattgagaataaaattatatgactATCTATATAAGAAGCAGGTTTTTTTGGTGgtgcacatgtatatatatatacatgatcaaaTCATTGAATTTGATCGAGGACTCCAATGGAGGCCTGAATGAAACCGTCCAGTGCAACTAGCTTGTCTgctagagacatggggagattGAACTTCTTCATCTCACGGCCACATGAATCATCGAGAATGTTGGCAGCAATGAACATCTGCAAGCTAGAGCTATCATAACTTGCGTGCTGCCATTTCAGCAGTGCGTTCTGGAGTTTTTTATCCACATCCTCCAGCAAGGAAATGCAATGATTGCATGCGTCCTGTAACCCCGGCCCCAGGTTTTTGGGATTAATCATAAGCGAACGTAAAGTGGATCGGAATATTTCAAACTCTAAGGAAGCACACCCAATGGATGTGCGTCCAAGGTCTTTCACATTCTGATCTTGTGAGCTTTTTCTGTTTAATTCATAGCACGTTTTGCAATAGAAAGGCCTCGAAGTTTTGCTGCACACATCTTGTATTAGTGCTGCATCTCCACGCACAGACACAGCCATACCCAGCAGGGAGACGCACAAAATTAGTACTGGAAAGAAAACTTTCCACCTTGTGCAGGCCGCCATTGGTAAAATTAGATAGATGAATCTGGCCTGCTGCATGTAGggaattaaaaacaatatatttaatattgcatgcaattaattagctgtgtattatatatactgtGCATGTATATTTGATCAATGAACGACCGGAAAATCATGTTGATCTTAAACATTAAGTAAacctggctagctagctagctttataCAGACatttttttacttgtatttaatcaACATACACAAGCTAGAAGTTCGTGGCCGAaagacaaaataattaaattcgtAATTAAACATCGtatatactgcatgcatgcagataACATGATGAGATCAGAGGAATATGCAGATCactagataaaaattaaaataaaatataatatcagACTACGTACTAGATCAAGATCGTTAAAtatcaagaaattaattaacatCAAATATTTCCCATGTAGTACTACTGCGTACatgatataataattaattaattaattaattaattaatggccTAGCTTTTAGATCGAATGAATGCATGGGTACTTTGTTTCATTCTGTCTCAGGTGACATGAAAACAACATGATCTTTATCAAAGTACGTACACGAAAAGAGTATTTTatccaaagaagaagaaaaaaaaaaacttatcacaAGAGAGTAAGAGAGAAACAGCAGAGGAATGGAATGGAAGAtcagagaaagaaatagaacaGTAAAGAGTCTAACCTGAATATTTGATCAACAACTTGAAGGAATTCCTAAACAAAAGTGAGGCCGTCTtataccatgcatatatatatatatatatcacaagcatgcatgcattgagCACAACTTTAGCCCTGAAATTGATCAGGAACCCCTTATTTAATATTAGCTGGCCTAAAATAGGCTGTCGACTTGACAAAAATATATTGGTCGGAGATCTCTCTCAATTAAACTCTTTTGACCCAGCAATTATTAGCAATAATAATTGTAATATCCcgtatttttttagtgtattttctttagtgaatgattattataattaatttaaatattatttttcttgttttaaaatttaacggatttttcgttggatttattttataattcttaagttgtgaaatttattttgatgtactTTCTTGATATAAAttattgtttgcatttaaatttgcCTTTTGCCTTAATGAATAATTTGATTGttggtaggggtgtaaccggtccggtccggtccggttttggataaaatctaggaccgaaccggtatgtaccggttttatatttttcaaaaccgattacgcaccggttaccctcctaaaccggtacttccagttttatcgatttccggtccggtccggtccggttttccgattttttaaaaatataaatttcacaatttgtcattaaaaatttgtttataaaaaaaaaattaatttaaaaaaaactgttttatacttttattaatatattagactatataatagtattaatattagactattggtatagttataaattatatattagtattagttataaacttttagtgatttagtattaacattttatgtaataatttataaattataataagaaattatttcatatatgaatatatatgttatatataaaatttcacataaaaatttataattatacattatatataaaacttatatatattaatatttaatatatataaaatattttgtataaaacttatatataaaaatattattttttattttttttaatcaaccggtccggtccggttcggtccggtccaaaaaattccggaaccggaaccggaccggaaccggccggtttttacgttttaaaaactggttccggaccggaccggttcaaaaccggtaaaactggtccggtccggtccggttttcctgTTTTccagtttgagtttacacccctaattgttggactttaattatttttattgtgttttttttttcttcttttgttggacCCTTCTATTTTATCGGACTGGGCTTGTttgattgtattttctttttcttttgagccCAACCCGTGAGTGACGTTCCATGTTTGGTGACATGCACGTACGTGATCTTCGCATCTAGGCTTTTCAGCAGCCGCCCACTATTTTTGATCACTGAAATCacccatataaatatacattttcatcttatacCTTTGGAAAACTGCCCTATATCGCTGCAACCAGCTGCAAGAACCACCCAACCCCACCTAGTTTGatgccaacctccatctccatgtaAAAACCGACACCCATCCTTCCACCGTATACGGCCATCACCTAGGCTCAAAATCTCACCGtgcgccaccacctccttcaCGGCCTCAGCTGCTGTCACCAGCGTCCACCCAATCAACAACAAACCGAGCACACCTCCTCCTTTCCACAACCCAGCCGTGGAGGGTGCAGCCTTGCAAAAACCATAAGTCAAGTCTTCGTGTGATAGCCCCACCGCCCAGCCCGTTGGCAAACTGTGAACCCCACGTAGCCCCGCCGGTGCCTCTGCGTTACGACCCACTTAGCGTCGTCCCTGCACCACCACCGTTGCACCCCTTCTCAGCCAACGTGATACAActcccactgcccagccacccTGCCTCCTCCATGGTCAAACAAACACCGAAGAAACCTCTGTTTTAGTCCCCGAAAACAGAGTAAATTTCTTTTCTGCTTGCAGCTATTCGACGCAAACCAGCCGAGCGACGCCGCCGCCAACCTCTTCCACGTCATCGCCACTGCACAGAGAGTATCGTTGGGCGCTACACTCCATCCAATTTCATCGCTCTCCTCTCGGTAAGCTACCCCTGAACTCAACTCTCCTCTCCGTTCACTCTTTCtcatctctatctctctctctctcactctccctctctctcagtgTTATTTCACGTCGCCGACCACCCAGTACCTCACCAATCCGCTGTCGCGAGCTTCCCTCTAGTGAGCAAGGATCCGCCGCACGTCTCCCTTCCCTCACGGTAAGCTTTCAAACTAGGATAGTTTTCACCCGTAAAGCCTTTCGTaggaagaagaataattttgggattttattacaattttgccCCGTAGTATGATGTTTTCTGATATGTGGTTTCGTGGTTTTAGTTTAATGGGTTTATGTTTTATTGGGCTTGgtttttattatacataaagagcaaaaatatgattatattgttaatttgaactatttagttttcagttgaactcattttttttaagttggccttattttatgggatttttaagTAGCCGTAGTATTCTATTAATCTATAATACGTTATgggtactttagtattttaacatgttattaagtaaagatttattttaagagtaaacaatattggagtaatgttgtttttacactttagatatgatttagtctatttaaaaaatagttatggtttattttaaaatattttgggataattatattatccattattaaactttatagttggttttcaataataaatagtctgacttttaaatgtttttgtcatagttattaagtcaacagtgatgattttagaaagtgatgttttaaaattttaggttttgaggaatttaataggttattttagaagcgtaggattgaatatcgaaatatgagattaattgaaaatttacgataattatgtgattattttataagtgacgattaattattattcgacattttgaggaaaattctaaaaaaactaagaagttcaagtaagcggggttcctatgctagactttgcattcaATAAAATGTACTGAGgtactttttggaaaatgtgcatgttttactatgaaaagaaatctgaaaacaacctcatatATTTGTTCAGCATcattcatgagattctgtttaagaagaaagtattttctatcaaaactgatgtagacatgagcttatttttgacattctgtttctaaactttgaaaaagatagcgaatttgaaattttgtgtataagttatgtttttgtgatctgattctgtttagTACTAtgtgttgataagatgtggcacttgaaaaacctttggcatgactttctgattatgTTCTAACTCTGATtatgattctgatatggtgattctgattctgtttagtTCTGATATGTGGCattgtcacgggatataatagtgacctctggtcttgtcacgggatataataatgacgtctggccctgtcacgggatagaatagtgacctctggccctatcacgaGATAtcatagtgacctctggccctaccacgggatataatagtggatttatgttctgagtgcaattgcTTTGATATTcatagtgatttatgttctgcttggctttccgcagaatgcacaatcctaccacgagggttaaacatggcatctactctgatatgatatgataagatgaagatgttcagtcatgttgtgccaaatgagtctttgaatatgaagagttggtttctgaatatgaaatgtttgaaaagtcgctctgattttctgataatatgtattcttgagatttgtatattgatactgaaatgttttgattctgcattctgaactatgtgaaaatgttcatatttacacactagtatatgtcttctatttactgagttgttgacaactcaccccttatctccaattatttttcagatgactTTTGAATAGGCCAGttaaggatcaagattatggagcatcggtgaaatgattatttaagcatagtggatcactcatagaagatttctgagaagtgacagattttattaagggattttgtagtattctgataacgttatattttggagtcaataaatatattgatgaattgtgagttttaagttataggaagTAACTCCTCGATtcctgcgggaccggggcgttacaataatAGCATTGCATTTTGGATGCATATATCGTCCACATTCCTGGGGAAAGTAAATCACTTTCAGCCATTCAGTTTTTGACCTCTCATTATCGCggatgaaaatgataaaaataataaaagaaattgaaaataataataatatctaatAAGAAGCCGAAGGTGATGTACGAGGAGACTCGATAGCTAGACATTCCTTGGAAGAAAGGAAAGCAAATGCCATCAAACTCAAGGCTAATGACTTCAAGTGCTAATGTTCAAACAGTACTAACGACTTCCTCCAACAAAAGTAGCACTAGTTGCATGTTGGTGTATCTTATCCCAGACATATTGCATTTATTAATAATGGACATTACAAACTTAACCTAAAACATACATTATAAGCCAGCTACAACATTAATAGCTCCCCAATACACAACCGTGACTAACATGATCTAGTCCTAACTGCAAACGTCTACAGACCTAAAGTCTGAGAGACAGCACAACTATGTCCAAGACAAAGTTAACCAAACTCAATACTCCGTCTAAGATGGAATAGAGGACAACAAACCTCTGGTGTATCTTATCTAAATACCTATGgtggcttttatttatttatttatttatttgaataatagatGCAATGTCTAAAATAAACAAACGCATTGATATAAAGTGCCAATTTGGCCTAATACTCCATTCCAAAATTGAAGAATGATGCCCATAGGAAACAGAGGTACACATTATTGCATCAATGCCGTTCCATCTCTCCTTCATATTATTATGCCTTGAAAAATGTTGAATGCAACAGGCTTGAGGATCCGGTGCGTAATCATGTCCTACGTGCAGGCTTAATGAAACGATTCGTTTCATTCAAAATTATTCAACGATTCACCCGTTATCATCTACCACAAAGCTTTTCCCATTTTCCTTATcttcctccttctccttcttctctcATCCACTTCATCGTTTCATCTCCTCTGAtattctccatctccatcttccCAAGATCTTTTGAAACTAAttttctccatctccatcttccCAAGATCTTTTGAAACTAAttttctccatctccatcttcaTGAGTTTCATCTCATCAGGATTCTGTCAAATTGTGCGTTGCTGAGTGGccaaaggcttttttttttttccaaaccgCATTAGTTCCGagccattcttttttttttcccaaagttTTTTTCCCCAAACTGCAgaacctttcttttttttccaattttttttctctcccaaaCTGCCATTACAGAGaaccttttttcttccttttgtgatGTTCACTTCCTTAGACGAaactgaagaaagaagataagatTGGGAATTTCACAATCCCAGCCAACTATAACACAAACCACTCTTTCTTCTGAATTTGACAGTCTTAGCCACCTCCCTCACACCCATTTATCtaattctttacttttttttaccttggttgaaaattaaaaggaagAATGATAGATTTACTTCCATCACCAAGAATATGAAATTCAAGTGGGAAAATTAGGTTGATCGTTGTTCGAAGAAGAGGTTTAGGACCAAGTTCACATAGGGAGCAAAAGGACAAGATATTGGGGCTGGCCAAGAGTCTAGGGTGGAGGATTCAAAAGCATGATGAGGCCGTGGTGCAGAAGTTCTATAACGAGACCGAGGTCAAGCCAAGGATTTTTATAGCTAAGCCAAAGAATTTTACAAAGAAGCCAAGGATTCAGAACACACACTTGGTAAGAAACCCAGCaagaacccaaaaaataaaacccaaggaaaaaaaatctcttttggACGACATCAAGAGATTCACTATGAGAACAAGCTCGTGATGAGAGCAAGCATTGAAAAAGGAAGGCTCTCTCTTTCTTAAGACATTATTTTCCTGATTTAAATCATCCAAGggtgaaaatgaatgttttttttttctttcttagacAGTTTTGTGAATGATGCTGAAAGTCCATTCAAATTTCGATGGCCTCTAAAGTCTTCCAGTAGTGATCCTACAATTCAACCATTTGTAAAATTCTCATGAATTAAATTGGCAAGCATATATGTCCAGTTATTCGAATGTTTGTCCGAAATAGCTCCCCTCCCACTAAAACGACGACAGAAATCAAAActctatttttggtttttttttttaatatgccaCAGTCAATTACCGGCCGTTCCCCACCGCCAGTTGTATGTAGAAAAACTGTTATGCCTTTGCCCTGAGGAAAAATGTGGCAGAGAAAAACAACCTTCATTAGCTACACAAACAAAAGAATCATgaccaaaatcattttcttaaatccACCCGATCCTATTCAGCTGATGAAAATGAACAAAACGACTAAATACGCATCATAAAGTTAAATTTTCAACGTACAGTATGTTATCTGATTCTTTCTTTTACATAGGCATAGGAACCAATCTAGTTCAAACTTTTATAATcttcaaaatcttatttttaatagataattaaatcTTCAAAAGTTTAGAAATTCACgtaaaataacaaacaaaagaaaggcACGCATGACAGCCCACAAATGACCCATTTGCAAGCATATCACCccttattcttttaataaaaatatttgaaaggaaaaataaatccCGTTTTCACATGCAGTGGGTGCATGACATCTATAGGATGCTAAACCATTAgttacatcaatgaatgacctTTAAAGGATGCAAAATAAACCGAAGACAAACTtcaaatttatcatataaaCATAACATATAAGCTTACCTTTCAAGGTAAGAGTCAGTCTCAGTATCAATAACTACAGCATCACCGGCCATGACGAATACTGGTACCTGGAAAGTAGAATAATTGATAAGACACAAACTGCTTGTATTCCATGGTAGATGTACCGGAACCTCTTCCCTCCCCTAACACCCTATCAACTACTCACACACTTACCCACAtacaaaatacatacatacatacatctATATATGCCGCAATTTGCTCCACACTGCTAGACATAGCTGTTGTTCATTACAATAATTGAACAAGATTAACAGTCAGGAACCACGTTTCTTCTTATAGGTAACTAGAGTAAACGCCTAATTTCAAAGAATGTAGGGGCATAGTAGCGTAGAATTTGTCAGTAACATAACCCTTAATGACATTTTTTAGGACCATATATCATGCCTCATCCTCATGAGGCCATTCATTCAACATCAGGCATGCATGAAGGGCAGGTAGAGGAAGAACTAATCGTATTGTCAGCTTTACCAGATACATATCTCATAAAAATTGTCAATGGATGTAAAAAGCATAAGTTTCACACTATGTACCCTTTGATGATATACATATCCATATTCGGCATTAGCCTCTCTTACATTAGGtactttttttcccatttttagTAGCAACTTTAtaataactaattattttttaaaattagagtaCTTGTATGTTGAAACTGCAAGCATATTTTGTGTCCTATGCACGTATGACAATAAGGGTGCTCATCAACAACAAGCATTCTGCCATAACTGCtacttaagaaaataaataaatcaactaaCATTCTCATCAGTACTAAAATAGAATTCATCATATATTTTCTGAGAAGCCATGGATTTGTGATGATTGAACGTTGATGGCATGCATACAGATACTACATATTAAGAACAATTTCTACATTGACATCATAGACATTGACTCAAAAGTCCAAACCACTGCACGTACAACTACTTTTTTGCCATAAATCTTTGCTTACTTTCAACTTTCTCATTTTGACTACAGTGGCCAATTTGACATCTAAACATATACATAGataaataacacatttaaatcACCTCAACAGTCAGGCCAACACATTTATCTTACCTCAACAATCAGCCCATTGtccaatacaacttttttaccCCTGTGTACAAATAAAGTATTAGGACAAAAATCAATGGTTGAGAGGAAAATCGGACTAATAATTGAGAAGCTGAGCTGCTTTGATTTAGCATACAAACTTAACATTTGCAATTTACCCTCAATGTCAATGGATGGATAGAGAAACAAGCATTCACTGATAGTCATACAAGTCTTGGACTAAAAATCTTTGGTGAACGATTAAACATACCTAGGTGTGGCTGTAATGCCCATCAAAGGAGGTTGTGCTTCCTTTACAGTACATGTCACATGTTTTGGAACTGTTGCAGAAAAAGGTATACCATCATAAAGCCTTACTGTAACTCTCATATCACCTGTTCACGAATATCATATTTTAGTTGATAAGAGTTCATGGAAACCATTTCATTAATTGATGATCGAAGTGATGCCAAGAGCTTAGTTAGGGCCGGGGGATGATGgactcaaaagaaaatgaaacaaaactaaaaacGAAAGGCATCTTCAAGAAATGCTGTTCGAACAGAAGATATGGTGAGGACAACTTAGATGTGTGGATTACGAAGCCTCGTGTAATGGAAGATATCAGCTTCAAAACAAGAGGCAAATAGCATCAATATAAAAAGGAAGTGTCACTTTCATTTAAAGCAGCATTCATTACAAAATAGGAGCAATGTGCTTGCAAAACATAGATAAGGAACATAATCAGTGCAGAACCAGAAGTTAGCTACGCAGGTTTACAGTACTATATTGCGTGAACAGTTCTTATGGATGGTTAAGAACCAGTGGTGCAAGAGTAATACAGCAGGTATTGGTTCATGCAGTTAAAGATGCGGTGGTGGAATTGCTACAGACAATGGAATAGGAGTGGTAGTCGGCTGGGAATTCGGAACTTGCTGGttttcaataaagctttattgggtaaatggttgtggagataccacAATGAAAGGGGAGTGTTGTGGAAAGTTATCATAGATCTAAAATCTGGTGGATTGTGaggaggatggtgctcgaatgagaTGAGCAGACCACATGAGGAGGGGCTTTGGAAAAACATAAGAGGTTGGACCAACTTTCAGCGACATACACACTTTGCAATTGGGGATGGTTCTATAATTAAATTCTGGAAACGTTTGGTGTGGAGACCGAATTCTTAAGAAAGCCTACCCAACTTTATACAACATTGCACGATGACAAGAGGCTACAGTACAGAACTCATGGATCTATCTAGTGTCTCTCCTCAAtagaatatcattttcattaGAGCTACGCAAGACTGGGAAATTGACACAATTGCAGATTTCTTCCATCTTGTGTATAATTATAGAGTGAATGGAGGTGCTGATACGATGATGTTGTCACCGTCCAAGAAGGGAAGGTTTACCATAGGGTCGTACTATAAGACCCTAATGAAACATTCTACAAGAGtgttcccatggaagaacatttggaagaCTAAGGCCCCtctaaaagctttttttttttttttttgtatggacaacttcACTAGGGAAGATTTTCACCCTAGATAATCTAAGGAAACGCCGACTCATTATGTTGGATTagtgttatatgtgcaagaaaAGTGGGGAATCTGTGGATcacctattattgcattgtgacaTGGCTATGAGTTTGTGGAATGAAATCTTCGCTAGTGCAAGGCTCCTttgggtgatgccaagaagGAGCAGAACTCCTTTGAATTTTTGGCCAGCTGGCAAGGCCTCCAGGGTAATTCTCAAATTGCAactatgtggaagatgatttcAATCTGTATGTGGTGGTGCGTATGTACGGAGAGGAATGGTTGCAGCTTTGAGGATCGTGATGGACAATGGACTAGCttagaactttttttcttcaaactt contains:
- the LOC109003468 gene encoding uncharacterized protein LOC109003468, which codes for MAACTRWKVFFPVLILCVSLLGMAVSVRGDAALIQDVCSKTSRPFYCKTCYELNRKSSQDQNVKDLGRTSIGCASLEFEIFRSTLRSLMINPKNLGPGLQDACNHCISLLEDVDKKLQNALLKWQHASYDSSSLQMFIAANILDDSCGREMKKFNLPMSLADKLVALDGFIQASIGVLDQIQ